ggactgtacaggacattttaTATGGGAGGTGTGGGAagactgtacaggacattgtatatgggaggtgtgggaggactgtacaggacatttacatatgggaggagtgggaggactgtacaggacattgtatatgggaggagtgggaggactgtacattACATTTAcatatgggaggagtgggaggactgtacaggacattttttatgggaggagtgggaggactgtacaggacattttatatgggaggagtgggaggactgtacaggacatttacatatgggaggagtgggaggactgtacaggacttTTTATATGGGatgagtgggaggactgtacaggacattttatatgggaggactgtacaggacattttaTAAGGaaggagtgggaggactgtacaggacattttacatgggaggagtgggaggactgtacaggacttTTTATATGGGatgagtgggaggactgtacaggacattttaTAAGGGAggtgtgggaggactgtacaggacattttaTAAGGaaggagtgggaggactgtacaggacattttaTAAAGGAGGAGTGGGAGGTCTGTACAGGACATTTTATATGGGAGGAGTTGGAGGACTGTACAGTACATTTTATAAaggaggagtgggaggactgtacagcaCATGTTACATTTGGGAGGTGtaggaggactgtacaggacattttcTCACATTTTTTTCCAGATATCCAATGTGCCAGTCAGGAGAAATCTAATGTAGAAGTCATATAGCAATCAGGatggaagtgcactggggcgtgGAAGTGGTCTGAATGCAGTGAcacgccccagtgcacttccaggctaatttgcatATGGCTCCTATGTCTCAGCTCTGTTCCCATCACTCACATGTGCAGCGAGGGCGATGTGATCCTCATTCATGTGGTGATTGGGGTCCTCCACAATTACATGACATTTATCTATGGATGCGCCGGAGGTTCCCATACACAGAATCCCCCTATAACGAGGATTAATCCCATTTGCACACGTCTTGTCATTTCTCCGTTATATCGCTGTATTGTGTCTGTAGGATTAATATCCTCTAATACATTTTATTTCTTCATCATTTTATCACTATTTTAGAAACAACTGAGCTGGCGGATCCTGACAGTGTAATCTTAGAGATCCCGGAGATCCAAGAACCTGCCGGTGTAAGTATTATAGAGGGAGATGTCTGTGTGTCACTGATCGTGGGGTGTGAGACCCCTCCAGTATTATCCCCATATAACCAGGGGGCGTCTCTATTCTAAGAGGAGATGACACTATTGCATTAGATAATAGCATTTATATTATAAGAATCTGTCAGAGGGTTTTTGTTCctatctgagagcatcatgatgtaggggcagagaccctgattccagagatgtatccaATAATTCATATATAACGctgcccacaccagtgattggcagcgttctgtatataaccctgcccacaccagtgattggctgctttcCGTGTACACAGTGCATAGAAAGAAAACTGCCAAGCAGTGGTGGGGTTACACACAGCAATTGGACTACGTGGCATGAGACAGATAGTCctctggtgataatctcctgctgataaaacactgattttattgactcAACACCACACAGCCTGGTAAGTgacgcatcactggaatcaggggtctcagcccctacatcatgctgctctaagaatacatagcacaaacctgctgacatattctccCGGTAAGTTCTCCTCTGTGTGATGTCCCACATTGTCCAGCACTGTACAATGATTCCGGTGTATGGAGGACCCCCCTTATATTACATCCGTGTCTGCGGAGCGTCCGGCTCGTATCCTCCCTACATCGGATCAGTGCACATCAGCGGGGACATAATATCGGAGGAGACATTTCGGCATCTGGAGATGTTTCCCTGCAGCTTCTAGATCTTAATattatttcttcttcttcttgtaTAGAACTTGATGGAATCATTGATCCCGGCAAGAAAGCCGCAAATGAGCGACTATGAAACATCCAAGGTGATCAGCAGCGGAACTTTTGGGTGAGATTTTTCTTGGCATAATCCACACTTCTCAGGCTTCCCTATGATAAGGCTTCAGCCTCAGTGCTCTGCCattcagtgttatcatagggacatGATCTGAGTCCCCACCATTGTCCACATCTAATTGTCACTATTCAGCTctgctataaacagtggagcaaactgATCGGTAACAAATCACCGGACTGTTAATAAGGATTCATTATAAACCATGGCTTCTCCTTCTCTCCAGGACCGTCTGCTTAGTTCGCCATAAAGACTCACAGAAGATCTTTGCCATGAAGAAAATGGCCAAGAAGAACATGAATACTCCAAAACAAGTGGAAAGGTCCTTTCTGGAGAGGGACATCCTGACATTCGCGGATTGTCCCTTTGTGGCCTCCATGCTCTGCTCCTTCCCTACGAGATCTCACCTGTGTATGGTCATGGAGTATGTAGGAGGTAGGACACGTCCATGTATTATATTCAGCCCATGTCTGCGGACATCTTATCACCGCTCCTATCATTAGGACTTGTCCTCGTGGACGGTGACATTCCCACATTCACTATAGGGATTACGGAAAGTCATTGATGTGTGTGATGTCCCTGTATGTCCgcactgagcaggatctccagctgtAGACCAGATGTCACATCACGTCATTAGTGACACGGACGACATTTCACCATGACCTCAGACTAATATTCTGTGCACTATAGATGATATCTGTATAGAGTCTCTCCTGCCCCGATGTCTCCGCTCACTTCTCAGGATACATCGTGGTGATCTGCTGTACAAACCCCTCACCGCTCATATTTCATTTCTTCTATAGGTGGAGATTGTGAGACCCTTCTAACCACCAGGGGTCCTTTATCTGTCCCCTCGGCCCGCCTGTACTTTGCAGAAGCGGTTGTTGCTGTGGAATACCTGCACAGCTATGGTGTGGTGCATAGAGACCTGAAGCCACAGAAGTAAGTGCCTCCTGTAGTATAATAATGGAGGGAAGTTATCATTTATTACCACGGCCTGTGAGACTAAAACCATCTTCTCTTTCACAGCCTCCTGATTACACCTGCTGGACACATTAAAGTCGCAGATTTTGGGCTCTCAAAAGTTGGTGTCATGACACCAGGAACCAACACCCACAAGGAATCAGTGGAGGATATCAGCAGAGAGTTCCAGGACCGTGAGGTCGGTATCACTTACAGGAACTTAGCTTGTTCTTTACACATCTCATCACACTATTGTCTCTTCTCTACCTTCTTCATTTCTGGAGAACTTTTATCTCATCACACTATTGTCTCTTCTCTACGTTCTTCATTTCTGGAGAACATTTCCACTGATATTTTATCTTCTGTCATTGTGTCTTTATGGCATGAACTTGTCATACTAATCATTTCATCGATTCTCATCTCTATCTTCTGTTGGCTTCCAGGAATGTGGCACCCCACTTTACATGGCCCCAGAAATCATCCTGAAGAAAGGCTATGGAAGACCTGCTGACTGGTGGTCAATGGGGATAATCCTGCACAAATTTCTTCTGGGATATGAACCATTTCAAGGTGACTCCATAACTGAGGTTTATAACAATATTGTCGGTGGTAAGTAGAATAATCCGATCATGACTTTACCTGGTTACATGGGTTTAGTTATTTCCTTTACAGTCCAATAAAGAGGTTTTATTTTCTGTAATTTTCTATATAACAGGAGACCTAAATTGGGATTGGGATCATGCTCCTCCCATCGACGCTCAGTTCCTTATCAGTGACCTGCTGAAAAAAAATCCTGCAGAAAGACTTGGGACAGGTAACAGATAAAATACTATTAATATTCACTTCTTACACCAAGGACTTATCACTCAAGTCCATAAGGATCAGCACTTCTCTATTTGCTTGTCTATTTCTAGTTCTCCATACTATGACTTTCAATCTATTTCCTTCGGTCATGTCAGTAGTTCAGATTATGATATACTGTTCAGATATGAAGCAGTCTCTGACAACGTCCTCATCACTTTTGATTTTCTTTTTCCAGTAGGAGCATTTGCGATCAAGAATGATCTATTCCTGAGTGACTTGGACTTTGACAACCTTCTAAGTCACAAGCCAGAGTATGTTCCTCAGCTTGTGTCAGATGTGGACACCAGCTTATTTATCAGTAAGTAGAAGGAGACATCATCTAGACTAAGCAGTTGTTTGTCCCATATTCCTTAATATGTAACAATCAGTTCCTATTAATATTTGTTATAAATAGTGATTGTGTCATAGTGGCAACCTCTAATAATATGTAATTACCTATGACTTGTAGATCACGCTGATCCAGACAATCAAATGGTCTCAGAGGAGGACACAAGTGAGGACAATGAGAGCCTTTTCTTTCAAAATTTTACATCATCCTCTGAAAGGCTTTCTAATGTAAGTATGTGGTTAATAAATCCAGAAAATGTAAAATTAACCTCTAAAAGTAAAATAAATTTCATATCATTTATTTTGTCTGCATTTAGCTCCGTACCATCACTACCAGAAACAACACCAACAATGAGGGTCCCAAGTCCCCTCTAGTGTGTACCCAAGCATCAAGCAGAAACATCAGAACGTGAGTAAATTATGGGGCCATTACTGGGGGCTCCAGGCTGAAATATGTGCACAACACCAAATATAGGACCTAAGTACTATAATATCAAGTGCAGAATCCGCTGGTGATAACAGGCCATAATTGCAGTTGGT
This is a stretch of genomic DNA from Ranitomeya variabilis isolate aRanVar5 chromosome 6, aRanVar5.hap1, whole genome shotgun sequence. It encodes these proteins:
- the LOC143781635 gene encoding microtubule-associated serine/threonine-protein kinase 4-like yields the protein MDDFLLDNLQVEALWEILTTNRPEIVLLPPDGVLSFTHRLVVELVKDCLTKYHRGQLTSEYLTDLPENIRTLLQQAEKKSQYGDLGLIKELAEKVLCVLEGPARSSKRLETPEGDTKDEQNVTEETPDPNTSQPGPSGDLTTETTELADPDSVILEIPEIQEPAGNLMESLIPARKPQMSDYETSKVISSGTFGTVCLVRHKDSQKIFAMKKMAKKNMNTPKQVERSFLERDILTFADCPFVASMLCSFPTRSHLCMVMEYVGGGDCETLLTTRGPLSVPSARLYFAEAVVAVEYLHSYGVVHRDLKPQNLLITPAGHIKVADFGLSKVGVMTPGTNTHKESVEDISREFQDREECGTPLYMAPEIILKKGYGRPADWWSMGIILHKFLLGYEPFQGDSITEVYNNIVGGDLNWDWDHAPPIDAQFLISDLLKKNPAERLGTVGAFAIKNDLFLSDLDFDNLLSHKPEYVPQLVSDVDTSLFINHADPDNQMVSEEDTSEDNESLFFQNFTSSSERLSNLRTITTRNNTNNEGPKSPLVCTQASSRNIRTQRKSFPESASDDAITSLPSSSPISDHADADNQMVLDEDTSEDNESLFFQNFTSSSESLSNLCTITTRNNTNNEDPKSPLVCSQASSRNIRMQKKSFPESASNDAITILPSSSPISEQEKSENVEKGKKRRGSILRRILSSCRRGLSRAARLFTCCHRPPRDI